The genomic interval TTCAGCTGGGGTGTACTCCTGCTCCTCGCAAGAAGTTTTCTTTTGCTGACAGCTGAGAGCTTGTTGTTACATCTCCCTTCCCACCGCCAGCGCGACCGGCTTCAGCTCGTTCATGAGCCCGGCAAAGTAATCGGGCTTCAACGACTGCTCGCCGTCGGAGAAGGCCTCCTCGGGATTGGTATGCACCTCGATGATCAGCGCATCGGCTCCTGCGGCCACCGCGGCCTTCGCCATCGGTGCGACGAGGTCCCACTTGCCCACGCCGTGGCTCGGATCGACCACAATGGGCAGATGGGTCATCTGCTTCAGGAGCGGCACGGCGCTCAGGTCGAGGGTGTTCCTCGTCGCGGTCTCGAAGGTCCTGATGCCCCGCTCGCAGAGGAGCACCCGGTGGTTGCCGCGGGACATGATGTACTCGGCCGACATGAGCCATTCCTTTATCGTCGAGGAGAGGCCGCGTTTCAGGAGCACGGGCTTGTCCACCGAGCCCACCTCGAGGAGCAGCCTGAAGTTCTGCATATTGCGGGCGCCGATCTGGATGATATCGGTATACTTCATGATCACCTCGATATCGCGGGGGTCCATGATCTCGGTGACCACCGGCAGCCCGGTCCTTTCGCGTGCGGCGGCGAGGTATTTGAGCCCCTCTTCCCCGAGGCCCTGGAAGGAGTAGGGTGAGGTGCGCGGCTTGAAGGCGCCGCCTCTCAGGAAGGTGGCCCCTGCATCTCTCACCTTTTCCGCGATAGTCGTAAGGATCGTTGCGTTCTCGACGGCGCAGGGGCCGGCGATCACCTGGATCTTCCTGCCGCCGATGGTGACGCCCCGGACCTCTATTTCCGTGTTCTCTTTTTTGAACTCGCGGCTCGCGAGCTTGTAGGGCTTGACGATCCTGACGACGTTCTCGACGCCGGTCATCGCCCGTATGCCGTCTTCCTCCTCCTCGGTCACCTTCGAGGTATCGCCGATGACCCCGATGATCGTCCGCTCGGTCCCGGTCGAGACGTGCGCCTTGAGCCCTTTGCTCTCGAGCTTCTTCAGGATATGCCTGACATTCTCTTCCGCCGTGTCAGGTCTCAATACGATGATGTCCATGACTCCTCCCCTCTCTTCGTACAGCGTTATAGCGTCTATCGCGTTATAGCGTACAGCGTAAAAGGATGAACTCCTTAACGCTATAAACGCTGTACGCCATAGACGCGATAAACGCTATAACGCGACAAACGCGATAAACGCTATAACGGTCTTCAGTGCTTCGATAAAGCGCTCGTTTTCTTCCGGACGGCCGATCGTCACCCGTATCTCGTGCGGGCCCATGGGCCGCACGATCACCCCTTTCCGGAGCAGCGCCTCGTAGAGCGCCTTGGCGTCTCGCCCGAGCGGCAGATAAATAAAGTTCGTCTCGGTCGGGACATAAGGAATCCCGAGACCGCCGAGCTCTCTGTAGAGATACTGCTTTCCCTGCTCGTTGACTTCGACCGATCTCTTCAGGTGCTCGCTGTCGCCGAGAGCGTGCAGCGCCGCGAGCTGCGCCGGGGTGCTCGTGTTGAAGGGCTCCCTGATCCTGTTCAGCTCGTTGAGCACTTCCGCCTTTGCGATGCCGTAGCCGATGCGCAATCCCGCAAGGCCGTACGCCTTGGAGAAGGTCCGGAGGAGCAGAATGTCCCTGCCGTCGGCATAGTAGCTCAGGGTGTCGGGATAATCGGGGTCCTGGACGTATTCGAAATACGCTTCGTCCACCACGACGAGCACGCCATCGGGAATTCTCTTCATGAACTGTTCGAATTCGTCCTTCCTGTTGCTCGTCCCGGTGGGGTTGTTCGGATTGGCGACGAACACCATCCTGGTCCTGCCGGTGACGGCATCGGCCATCTTCAGGAGATCATGGCGGTAGTCGCTCGTGAGCGGCACCTGGACGGCCTTGCCGCCGACCGACTGCACCGCGAGGAAGTAGACGATGAAGGAGGGGCGCGCCATGACCGCCTCGTCCCCGGGGCCCATGAAGGTCCGCACCGCGACATCGAGCAGCTCGTTCGAGCCGTTGCCGAGGATGAGGTTATCGGGGCCGACCGTTACGCCGCCCTTCGAGAGCTTCCCGGAGAGGGCGCTCTTCAGGTAGTACCCGCCGCCCTCAGGATAGCGGTGCAGGTCGTTGCCCTTCGCCAGATAGGCGGTAAGCGCCTCCACCGCTTTGGGCGAGGGGCCGAGGGGGTTCTCGTTCGAGGCGAGCTTTACCGAATTCTTTATCCCGAGCTCACGTTCGAGCTCGGCGATCGGCTTGCCCGGCACATAGGGCTGAATGGCGGAAACGTACTCCAGGGACTTGATCATGCTGCTTCACCTCTCCACGTTATGACCGACGGGATAGGAACCGAGATGCTTCAGATAGAGGCAGTGCTCCTTCACCTCATCGATCGCTTTTTGCACCTTTTTATCTTCCACATGCCCCGCCATATCGATGAAGAATATGTACTCCCAGGCCTTGCGCTTCGACGGGCGGGACTCTATCTTCGAGAGATTGATGCTCTCTTTTTTGAACGGGAGCAGAATCTCGTAGAGCGCACCCGGCTTGTCTTTTACCGACAGGAGAATAGAGGTCTTGTCCGCCCCGCTCCTTCCCGGAAAGTTTTTGCCGATCACGAGAAAGCGGGTGAAGTTGTTCTTCCGGTCCTCTATGTGGCGCTCGATGAATTTCAGGTCGTAGAGCCGGGCCGCCATTTCGCTCGCAATAGCGGCAGCGTCCTCCTCACGCGAGGCGATCTCCGCGGCCTTCGCCGTGCTCGTCGCTTCGTAGACGGGAACGCTGGCCATATTGGCTTCGAGCCACAGCTTGCACTGCGAGGTCGCCTGGGGGTGAGAGTATATCCGCTTTACCTTGCGTATATCGCCGCTCTGCGAAAGGAGGTTGTGCGAGATCTCGAGCATCACCTCGGCGGATATCTTGAGATCGTAATCCATGAAGAGATCGAGCGTCGAGCTGACGACTCCCTCATTGGAGTTTTCTATCGGCACCAGCCCGTAATCAGCCGTGCCCCCTTCGACGGCATCGAAGACTGCCTTGATGCCGCTCACCGGGATGTAGTGCGCGGAAAGCCCGAAGTGGCGGAGGGCGGCGAGATTGGTGAAGGTGCCCTCAGGGCCGAGATAGGCGATCTTGAGCGGCTGCTCGAGGGAGAGGGAGGCCGACATGATCTCCCTGAAGATCACCTTGATCGCATCGTTGGGAAAGGGACCTTTGTTGAGAGCCGTGATGCGGTCGATGACCGCCTTCTCCCGCTCCGGGGAGTGGAACTTGAGGTTGGCCTGCCGTTTTATTGCAGCGATATCGATAGCCAGGCGGGCGCGCTTGTTCAGGAGCGCGAGGATCTTCTCGTCGACCTTGTCTATCTCTTCCCGCTGCTTATCGAGGTTTGAAGGGGTAGAACCGGTTTTGCCCATAGTCACTAATATTACAGGAACAATTTCCCTTTTTGCAATGACGGGCACCGGAAAGAAGTCCTTCGTCAGAGTATCAGCGTGTGTCAGGGGAAGGAGGGTAAGATTCGAACCTTTCAAAGCGATGAGATTCCATCATTGGCTGTGAAGGTTTATTGCTAACGATGCAGAAGTGGTTTCCCAGTAAGGCTATAGACGTGGTCTGTTGATACTTTAAGGTATCGCTGGAAAGGTTCGAATCTTACCCCCCTTCCCCTCCGCTCTAGCCAAGCTCCGGCGCTCTGCGATCATAGCACCCGGTAGAGGCGGATGATGTTCGGTTTGCCGAGGAAGGGGGAGCTTGCGACGAAGACGATGCCGTCGCCTTTCTTCACCACGCCCTCCCGGATCAGGGACTTCTCGACATCGGTCATGAAGTCGGCGTCGAGGACCTTCATGTCCTTGCGGCGGATCAGCCTGCCGGTGACGCCCCAGTAAAGGGGCATCTGTTTCCAGACGCTCTCTTCGGGCGTATACGCGATGACCGGCACCTTGGGGCGGAGCTTCGCGATGAGGCGGGCGGTGAATCCCTTGTTGGTGAAGACGACGATCGCCTTTGCGCCCACGTCTTCGGCGGCATTGCAGGCGCCGTCGGCAATCGCCTCGGTGAAGCGGCTGCCGAGGCGGTAGGACGACTGGATCTTATGGGAGAGCCGCTCTTCGGTGTATCGTATGATCGTATCCATCATCGTCACCGCTTCGACGGGATAGCTGCCCGATGCCGTCTCGGCCGAAAGCATCAGGGCATCGGTCCCGTCGAGCACCGCGTTCGCCACATCCGACGCCTCGGCGCGCGTCGGCCGCGTGTGCTGCGTCATCGACTCGAGCATCTGGGTGGCGGTGATCACCAGCTTCCCCTTCCTGTTCGCCAGATCGATGAGCATCTTCTGGATGATCGGCACCTCCTCCGTCGGCATTTCCACGCCGAGGTCCCCGCGCGCCACCATGATGCCGTCGGCGCTCTCGACGATCTCTTCGATGTTGCTGAGCGCCTCGGGCCGTTCGATCTTCGCGATGAGCGACGGCAGCGCCACGCCCTTTCTCCGCGCCCACTTTTTCACGATCTCTATGTCCTCGGCGGTCCTGACAAAGGAGATGGCGACATAATCGGCGCCCAGCCCGATGCCGAAGTCGAGGTCCTTCCGGTCTTTTTCGGTGAAGGTCTTGAGCGTGAGCGCCGAGGCGGGCAGGTTGACGCCCTTTTTCGATCTGAGGACCCCCCCCTCGATGACCCGCGCCCGGAGCATCTTCGGCGTCGTGCCGGTGACGAGGAGCTTGATGAGCCCGTCATCGAGGAGGACCGTCTCCCCTGCCCTCACATCTTTGAGCAGCGCCGGATAGGAGATGAAGAGCTTTTCCGGGGTGCTCACGTCCCTTCCGGGATAGAGAGAGAGCGCTGCGCCCTCCGCGAGGACAACCCCGTCGTTCTCGACCGCACCGACCCGGATCTTTATGCCCTGGAGGTCCTGGAGGAGCGCCACCATCTTCCCCTGCCTCAGGGCCTCCTGCCGTACGAGGGCAGCCGCTTCGCCGTGCACGATATGATCGCCGTGGGAGAAGTTGAGTCGGGCGACATTCATGCCGCTCTTGATGAGGGCGCCGATGGTCTTCCTGGTGCGCGATGCCGGCCCGATGGTACAGACGATTTTCGCTCTTCTCATAGATGCTCCTCGTGCTACGCACTGGTTATGGTGGTGTCGTGCACGACCGCTGCAGCGGCCGTCTTCAGGCCGGGGCGCTCTTTACGAACGCCGCATGACCCGCCGCAGGGCGGACGAGCGTTACGTGGCGCTGCCAGTCCTCGCCTCTGCCGGGAAAATCGGAGCGGTAATGGGCGCCAACGCTCCCTTTCCGGGCCAGGGCGGCCTCGGTGATGAGGAGGGCGGCGGTGACCATGTTCTTGAGCTCCAGACCCCCTCTCGTGAAAAAATCGAGGTCGAGGATGAACTGCCACGAGCGCAGATGCTCCAGCGCATCGCCCAGTGACTCGCCGCACCGGATGATCCCGACCCGCTCCCACATGACCCGGCGCAGCGCGGCCCGTATCTCTTCGAGCGCGGAGGCATCCACATTCCGTGGTGGAGACGGCGGATGAGAAAAGGCCCTGGCCGCTTTGCTTCCGCTCTCCCGCGCTTCCGCGCTGTATCGCGCTGCTGCACTGCCGGCTCGGCAGCCGTAGACCAGCCCCTCCAGGAGGCTGTTGCTGGCGAGCCTGTTGGCGCCGTGGACGCCGGTGCAGGCGACCTCTCCGGCTGCATAAAGGCCGGGGATGGTCGTCGCTCCGTCGAGGTCCGTCTTGACGCCGCCGATCATATAATGGGCAGCCGGCGAGACCGGAACGAGGTCCCTCGTGATATCCACATCGTACTTGAGACAGGTGGCGTAGATCCGGGGGAATCGATTCTTTATGAATTCCGGGTCCCGGTGGGTGAGATCCAGGAAGACGTTGCTGCCCCCGGTCCTGATCATCTCCGAGACAATGGCGCGGGAAACGACATCACGGGGAGCGAGCTCGGCGCAGGGATGGTAGCTCTGCATGAACGGCTCTTTATGGATGTTTCTCAGGACGGCCCCTTCGCCTCTCATCGCCTCGCTCAGGAGGAACTGGGGCGCCGACGGTGCGAAGAGCGCCGTGGGGTGGAACTGAACGAACTCCATATCCTCCAGGGCTGCGCCCGCCCGGTAGGCGATGCCGATGCCGTCGCCGGTCGCCACGGCAGGATTCGTCGTCCGCGAAAAGATCTGGCCGGCGCCGCCGGTGGCGAGAATCGTCGCCGTTGCGATCACCGCAACGACGCCGTCGTTCGTGAGGACAGTAGCGCCGCTGCATCGCCCGTCCTCGATAAGGAGGTCGATCGCCATCGAGAAGGGCAGGCGCTCTACGGAAGCGAAGGTCTTTATCGTGGTGATCAGGACCCGCTCCAGCTCC from Nitrospirota bacterium carries:
- the aroF gene encoding 3-deoxy-7-phosphoheptulonate synthase translates to MDIIVLRPDTAEENVRHILKKLESKGLKAHVSTGTERTIIGVIGDTSKVTEEEEDGIRAMTGVENVVRIVKPYKLASREFKKENTEIEVRGVTIGGRKIQVIAGPCAVENATILTTIAEKVRDAGATFLRGGAFKPRTSPYSFQGLGEEGLKYLAAARERTGLPVVTEIMDPRDIEVIMKYTDIIQIGARNMQNFRLLLEVGSVDKPVLLKRGLSSTIKEWLMSAEYIMSRGNHRVLLCERGIRTFETATRNTLDLSAVPLLKQMTHLPIVVDPSHGVGKWDLVAPMAKAAVAAGADALIIEVHTNPEEAFSDGEQSLKPDYFAGLMNELKPVALAVGREM
- the hisC gene encoding histidinol-phosphate transaminase codes for the protein MIKSLEYVSAIQPYVPGKPIAELERELGIKNSVKLASNENPLGPSPKAVEALTAYLAKGNDLHRYPEGGGYYLKSALSGKLSKGGVTVGPDNLILGNGSNELLDVAVRTFMGPGDEAVMARPSFIVYFLAVQSVGGKAVQVPLTSDYRHDLLKMADAVTGRTRMVFVANPNNPTGTSNRKDEFEQFMKRIPDGVLVVVDEAYFEYVQDPDYPDTLSYYADGRDILLLRTFSKAYGLAGLRIGYGIAKAEVLNELNRIREPFNTSTPAQLAALHALGDSEHLKRSVEVNEQGKQYLYRELGGLGIPYVPTETNFIYLPLGRDAKALYEALLRKGVIVRPMGPHEIRVTIGRPEENERFIEALKTVIAFIAFVAL
- the pheA gene encoding prephenate dehydratase: MGKTGSTPSNLDKQREEIDKVDEKILALLNKRARLAIDIAAIKRQANLKFHSPEREKAVIDRITALNKGPFPNDAIKVIFREIMSASLSLEQPLKIAYLGPEGTFTNLAALRHFGLSAHYIPVSGIKAVFDAVEGGTADYGLVPIENSNEGVVSSTLDLFMDYDLKISAEVMLEISHNLLSQSGDIRKVKRIYSHPQATSQCKLWLEANMASVPVYEATSTAKAAEIASREEDAAAIASEMAARLYDLKFIERHIEDRKNNFTRFLVIGKNFPGRSGADKTSILLSVKDKPGALYEILLPFKKESINLSKIESRPSKRKAWEYIFFIDMAGHVEDKKVQKAIDEVKEHCLYLKHLGSYPVGHNVER
- the pyk gene encoding pyruvate kinase; amino-acid sequence: MRRAKIVCTIGPASRTRKTIGALIKSGMNVARLNFSHGDHIVHGEAAALVRQEALRQGKMVALLQDLQGIKIRVGAVENDGVVLAEGAALSLYPGRDVSTPEKLFISYPALLKDVRAGETVLLDDGLIKLLVTGTTPKMLRARVIEGGVLRSKKGVNLPASALTLKTFTEKDRKDLDFGIGLGADYVAISFVRTAEDIEIVKKWARRKGVALPSLIAKIERPEALSNIEEIVESADGIMVARGDLGVEMPTEEVPIIQKMLIDLANRKGKLVITATQMLESMTQHTRPTRAEASDVANAVLDGTDALMLSAETASGSYPVEAVTMMDTIIRYTEERLSHKIQSSYRLGSRFTEAIADGACNAAEDVGAKAIVVFTNKGFTARLIAKLRPKVPVIAYTPEESVWKQMPLYWGVTGRLIRRKDMKVLDADFMTDVEKSLIREGVVKKGDGIVFVASSPFLGKPNIIRLYRVL
- the nadB gene encoding L-aspartate oxidase, producing the protein MQSITADFLVIGSGVAGLRAAIELAPHGRVVVVTKDMPTESSTEYAQGGVAVALSDEDKVGIHFEDTIKAGDGLCREDAVRVLVEEGPHRIAELIDWGAEFDREGAKLSFTMEAAHSRKRILHAQGDSTGRELERVLITTIKTFASVERLPFSMAIDLLIEDGRCSGATVLTNDGVVAVIATATILATGGAGQIFSRTTNPAVATGDGIGIAYRAGAALEDMEFVQFHPTALFAPSAPQFLLSEAMRGEGAVLRNIHKEPFMQSYHPCAELAPRDVVSRAIVSEMIRTGGSNVFLDLTHRDPEFIKNRFPRIYATCLKYDVDITRDLVPVSPAAHYMIGGVKTDLDGATTIPGLYAAGEVACTGVHGANRLASNSLLEGLVYGCRAGSAAARYSAEARESGSKAARAFSHPPSPPRNVDASALEEIRAALRRVMWERVGIIRCGESLGDALEHLRSWQFILDLDFFTRGGLELKNMVTAALLITEAALARKGSVGAHYRSDFPGRGEDWQRHVTLVRPAAGHAAFVKSAPA